The Microtus ochrogaster isolate Prairie Vole_2 linkage group LG3, MicOch1.0, whole genome shotgun sequence genomic sequence CTCCTGTAGCCCAGAGGTGCCAGCTGGCCTTAGCCAGCCTCTTGGTGATACTGCTCCTTCCTGCCTGTTTtcatccccacccctgcccgtgtgtgtgtgtgtgtgtgtgtgtgtgtgtgtgtgtgtgtgtggtatctgtgcctgtgtctgtgtctctgtgtgtggtggggtatTTAGTCCCAGGGTGAGTGGCTCTTTCAAAGGACTTCTCAGTTGGTTCCTTCACCCATGACCAACTTTAGAGAGTCGTTCACTCTACAGGACAGCACACATACACGACAGATTCATATCACAGGTTATCATATGTCTGAAATGTCCAGAAAACACACGTTCATAAAGAAAAGGAGTCCGCCAGCAGCTGTCGTTGTCTGGCGTTGGGACAGAACAGAGGCTGGCTGCACACCagctcaggaactttggaagggTGATGGATGTTTCATTCTAGAAATATAGTAGTATTTactgaattttattaatttactagAAATTAATTGACTAGGATGTAATgcaatttataaaattttgtaaCATAAGTTATTATGAGTTATAACCAAAATAAGGTATAAAGTACCATTAGCGTTAAACTTTTTTAGTGGGGATTTGTGTTCCGGGCaggtttggccttgaactttttttcttccccaagataaggtttctctgtgtaggcctggctgtcctggatctcactctgtagacagggctggcctcagacttacagagatccacctgccactgagttctgggattcaagTCCTACCGCACCACTGCCCAGTGGCCTTGTCCtcttgatgctcctgcctcattcCTCTAAACACAGAGACGACAAGGGTGTGACACCGCACCCATCCCTCTTTGCAAACGTCGAACAATCAACCGGACTAAGTTCATGGGAAAAGCTATAAAGGAATCTAGAAGTATGCATATGGGTATCTGATTTTTACTAATTGAATCATTTAAattcaaaaactattttaaaggaGCATGTAGAATGCCTTTCTATTCGCCATTAAGTCCCATTTTTTGTTGTTCAGGTATGCTGGGGGCATGGAGATAACAGGAACAGGTTATGTTGTCTCTGTCCCTCGAGACAACTTGGGGCTCACCCTTGGGGTGAGCATCTATGCCTCAAGGTGCTCACCCTGGGGGCCAGGGGTTGCATCTGTGATAGCTCAACAAATTTAGTTGggatgtttgaggccagccagccaCGGAGCCTCTGTAAATCAGATTAATGTCCAGCCTTGCATTTTATATCTAAAAGTTTTGGCATCCAGTTTTGTCAGACCCCACTTCAAGAACCAAAGAAAGGCTGGGGTAATGTCCCCCTATACAAGGCTTTCGGTGGGAACTGACTCTACCATTCAAACAGGACTGTGGGCAGCGGTGGGGCAGCAAGACTGGCTGGCCTGGCCCTCGAGTGTGAGTGGCTTCTGTCTTTAGAGTTCAATGACAACATTGTGCATTGGAACAAGGGAAGCCTGTCTCAGACACTTGACCTGGAGGGGCCTGCAACCCTCCAGCTGGCTAAACCTGAAGCCAAGCAGACATGAAGGCCCGACCCTTAAATTCTGAGACACTGGCTCTTTGAGGCCCTGGGGGCTCCTATTAAAGGAGTAAACGACTTGGCTCAGGATCTGGGCtgtgggtttgtttgcttgtgtgcttGCCACTCTGTCTGTAGCCGCCTTGTTTAATGCATCTACGCCTTGTCCCCTCACCTGGTTGCCGGGAAACACTCTTTCCCCGCTCCAGTGAGCAGATACACCCAGCAGCTGCGACACCAACTGGGCCGGGACTCCAAGTTCATGATGTGCTACGCCCAAAAGGAGGACCTGCTGCTTGAGGAGACTTACATGGACACACTCATGGAGCTAGTAGACTTCAACAACCAAAACCTAGGCAGCCTGGGAGGCCTGGACTGCCTGCTGGATCACAGCACCGGTATCCTCAACGAGCATGGCGAGACTGTCTTCGTGTTTGGGGACGCGGGAGTGGGCAAGTCCATGCTGCTGCAGCGGCTGCAGAGCCTCTGGGCATCCGGCAGGCTGACCTCGGCAGCCAAGTTCTTCTTCCATTTCCGCTGCCGCATGTTTAGCTGCTTCAAGGAGAGCGACACATTGTGTCTGCAGGACCTGCTCTTCAAACACTTCTGCTACCCAGAACAGGACCCCGAGGAGGTGTTCTCCTTCTTGCTGCGCTTTCCACACACGGCGCTCTTTACTTTTGATGGCCTGGATGAGCTGCATTCGGACTTCGACCTGAGCCGTGTGCCGGACAGCTGCTGCCCCTGGGAGCCGGCACACCCACTGGTCCTACTGGCCAACCTCCTAAGCGGGAGGCTGCTCAAGGGTGCCGGCAAGCTGCTCACTGCCCGCACAGGCGTCGAGGTCCCCCGCCAGCTTTTGCGCAAAAAGGTGCTGCTCCGGGGTTTCTCCCCCGGCCACCTGCGCGCCTACGCCCGCAGGATGTTCCCTGAGCGCATAGCTCATGAGCATCTGCTGCAGCAACTGGATGCCAACCCCAACCTCTGTAGTCTGTGCGCCGTGCCGCTCTTCTGCTGGATCATCTTCCGCTGCTTCCAGCATTTCCACACGGCCTTTGAGGGTTCCTCGCAGCTGCCGGACTGCGCAGTGACCCTGACCGATGTCTTCCTGCTGGTCACTGAGGTGCATCTGAACAGGACACAGCCCAGCAGCCTGGTGCAGCGCAATACGCGCAGCCCGGCGGAGACACTGCGTGCAGGCTGGCGCACGCTGCACGCGCTCGGCCAGGTGGCACACCGAGGCACCGACAGGAGCCTGTTTGTGTTCAGTCAGGAGGAGGTGCAGGCATCAAAGCTGCAGGAGGGGGATCTGCAGCTGGGCTTCCTGCGGGCTCTGCCTGACGTGGGCCCTGAGCAGCGCCAGCAGTCCTATGAGTTTTTCCATCTCACGCTCCAGGCCttcttcactgccttcttcctggtGGCAGATGACAAAGTGGGCACCCGGGAGTTGTTGAGGTACTTTCGAGAGTGGACGTCTCCTGGGGCGACACCAAACACGTCCTGctatccttccttcttctccttcaggtGCCTGGGTGGTGGCAGCCGGTTGGGCCCTGATCCTTTCAGGAACAAAGACCACTTCCAGTTCACCAACCTCTTTCTGTGTGGGCTGCTGGCCAAGGCCAGACAGAAACTCCTTCGGCAGCTGGTGCCCAAGGCTATCCTGAGGAGGAAGCGCAAAGTCCTGTGGGCTCACCTGTTTGCCAGCCTGCGCTCCTACCTGAAGGGTCTGCCCCGGGTCCAGAGTGGAGGCTTTAATCAGGTGCACGCCATGCCCACATTCCTGTGGATGCTGCGCTGCATCTACGAGACACAGAGCCAGAAGGTGGGGCGCCTAGCCGCCAGGGGCATCAGTGCCGACTATCTCAGGTTGGCCTTCTGCAATGCTTGCTCTGCTGACTGTAGTGCCCTGTCCTTCGTCCTGCACCACTTCCACAGGCAGCTCGCCCTCGATCTGGACAACAACAACCTCAATGACTATGGCGTGCAGGAGCTGCAGCCTTGCTTCAGCCGCCTTACCGTGCTCAGGTGAGGCTGCCAGCTGAGATGGGTGAGGAGAACAGAGAGGCTCTCTTTTGTTTTACCTGGCGGCTACATCCCGACCCAATATGGCTGCCCAAAGATAGCGCCGGCCAACTACTTAGTATTGTAGCCAGAAGGAATCCCGAGAAGGACAGgtcccatttttaatttttttttccctttagtaTTGGGGTTTGAACTGGAGGCATCACACATGCCACACAAGAACACGCCTGGCTGTCTTAAAAAGCCATTGCCAGTGATAGAACTTCTTAGATTTCTTTAGGCAGGGCTTAGCTGTATGTGCCAAGctggaaaagaggaggggagcaCAGGGGATTGTAATGCTAAGAACACACAGATACTGGAAGGACCTGCCGTGTCTGGATTGAATGAGAGAATGAATTTAAAGGTAGGAGGTGACTGCTCCCAGGTATGGTAGAGAAGAGGGTTTGTTGTAGATATGAGGGAAAGCGTAGACAGATGCAGAGGCATTTGGGAGAGTCCAGGGTGGACTTAACCAGCAGATCCAGCCAGGTCTTGTGAGAAGCAGGGTGGGGAAAGCCAGGAGACCAGGCCAAAAgggcaaaaaatattaaaaaaaaaaaaaaagggaccaGTGTAGCCAAAATGGCCAAATTATATAGGGAAGAACAGTTGGGGGAATGGTGTAACCTAGCCCCCTAAACTAGAGAATTTAGGGGATGGGGAGGGTATGTCAGCCAGGAGGATCCTATAACAGGTAGAgactgaaggatgctgggagaactgGGCAGCCAGggtccactttgatatgttacTAGGGCATTatagccatttgtcctgggtttgagacctaagAGGGATGGCTCTGCAGTGTGTACCTTGTGCTCGAATCCAGTCTGATACTGTAGGGGATAGGTCCCGAGAGGCTGCCCTTATCTTTTTGATGTggcttttctgttctctctttaaTTGTCGTGGATGTCAGCTTTGGAGTCAAACTTAGCCCATGGCCTGtgcttttaaataaagttttattgatgCGCAGCCACACCTGTCATTTGCTTCTGGGTTGTTTCGCCCAGATTGTAGGATTGAGCAGTTGTTTGGCCCAGGAGCACAGCCTTCAGCATTTTCCAGCTAGTCTTGGTGTAGAAAGTCTGCTGCCCCGCCCCAGACCAGTCGCTCCCCCCCAGACCAGTCGCCCCCCCCAGACCAGTCGCCCCCCCCAGACCAGTCGCCCCCCCCAGACCAGTCGCCCCCCCCAGACCAGTCGCCCCCCCCAGACCAGTCGCCCCCCCCAGACCAGTCGCCCCCCAGTGTTCCTGCTCTCACCTTGCTTCTCAGATTCTTTCTTGAGGGTCAGGGTAGCTTGTTACAGAGATTGCTTGGATGAGTagggatggaaagagaaagaaaagggggaagtgggaagggggagaaaaggcTATTGGGAGCTCAGTGGTACCCTTGCTTAGCATGCTGCAAGTCCTGGGTTCTACCCCTGGATCTTTGTATGTATTATTTAcctaataaatacatacacacatgcacattttgCTCATGAGAAGCTATACTGCTGGGTTTAGAAAATTTTCTAGAGAATTTGCAGTCTGTGACTGGCCCAGAGACCCCATTTTCCTCTTCTATGTACCTGCTACCAGCCTGGCCTGCACAGGCAGCATTTGCactgggagaggctggagagggtTGCTGCCAAGACCCGCCCTTGCCCAGAAAGCAGCCAGTTCCTCCTGAGACTTCCAACCCAGAGCTGCTTTAAAAGAGCTGTTTCCCTGGGCAGCAGGATGCAGGCCTCTTCCCGCATCTGAGGTGTGTCAGTTCTAGTGGGGACTATCCTGCCCTGTATTTTGTAAGTTAGCTCATGTCCTTACTCCACTCCTAAAATGCGAAGGTACCCCCAGTGGTAGTGATCCCTAAAGGCGGTCCCCTCACGTTTCAGACCTCATGACCCGCCCCCACTGTGCTCAGAGGATGGAGAAGTCACACCCAAACGCCGCCGATGTTGGAGACAGCTGGAAGTAGCTGGCTGTGGATACCCTTATTAGCCTCTGTGACCCTTTGGCTTCAGGGCTGGGCTGCAGCCTTGTTGCTGGCCATGGACTCTAGGCAGCTGGATTCTTAAGCTGAGCACTTCCTCGGAAGTTCCTCTGCTCTGACTGGCAGTTGTCTTCACTGGTGTGTTTTAGACTCAGCGTCAACCAGATCACTGACACAGGCGTGAAGGTGTTGTGTGAGGAACTGACCAAGTACAAGATCGTGACATTCCTGGGGTAAGTCTTGCTGGAGGATATTGGGCCTGCTACCTTGT encodes the following:
- the Nod1 gene encoding nucleotide-binding oligomerization domain-containing protein 1, producing the protein MEKQGHCEMEAIPPGCHSHIKLLKINREHLVTNIRNIQCLVDNLLKNGYFSAEDAEIVCACPTQPDKVRKILDLVQSKGEEVSEFFLYVLQQLEDAYVDLRLWLSEIGFSPSQLIRSKIIVNTDPVSRYTQQLRHQLGRDSKFMMCYAQKEDLLLEETYMDTLMELVDFNNQNLGSLGGLDCLLDHSTGILNEHGETVFVFGDAGVGKSMLLQRLQSLWASGRLTSAAKFFFHFRCRMFSCFKESDTLCLQDLLFKHFCYPEQDPEEVFSFLLRFPHTALFTFDGLDELHSDFDLSRVPDSCCPWEPAHPLVLLANLLSGRLLKGAGKLLTARTGVEVPRQLLRKKVLLRGFSPGHLRAYARRMFPERIAHEHLLQQLDANPNLCSLCAVPLFCWIIFRCFQHFHTAFEGSSQLPDCAVTLTDVFLLVTEVHLNRTQPSSLVQRNTRSPAETLRAGWRTLHALGQVAHRGTDRSLFVFSQEEVQASKLQEGDLQLGFLRALPDVGPEQRQQSYEFFHLTLQAFFTAFFLVADDKVGTRELLRYFREWTSPGATPNTSCYPSFFSFRCLGGGSRLGPDPFRNKDHFQFTNLFLCGLLAKARQKLLRQLVPKAILRRKRKVLWAHLFASLRSYLKGLPRVQSGGFNQVHAMPTFLWMLRCIYETQSQKVGRLAARGISADYLRLAFCNACSADCSALSFVLHHFHRQLALDLDNNNLNDYGVQELQPCFSRLTVLRLSVNQITDTGVKVLCEELTKYKIVTFLGLYNNQITDIGAKYVAQILDECRGLTHLKLGKNRITSEGGKCVALAVKNSTSIIDVGMWGNQIGDEGAKAFAEALRDHPSLTNLSLASNDISPEGGKTLAQALKHNTTLKIFWLTQNELNDEAAECFAEMLKVNQTLKHLWLIQNHITATGTAQLAEALQKNTTITEICLNGNLIKPEEAKVFENEKRIICF